cgatTTAATTCTGACCCAAGAAAAATTTTGACGGCTAGAAAGTGCTACACATGAATGATAATGATACAGTGTTGAAAATTTacagtgttgaaaatttatGGCCTAGATCCTAATCTGAGACGACAATGAAGAACGCAATGGTAATTTATTAACAAGCCAATTGATAAAGAGGCATCAAACAAGTTCTGCTAGGGTTCTGCGGAAAAAATCAAATAGAGACCGTTAAAATGTTCATATCTGTTTCGGCTGCTTTTAATTTGCAACTCAAACACAACAATTTCAACTACATTCCACCAAAATCAGgttaatagaaaaaaagaaaagaaaaagaagctatCTCATTCTCACATACATTACTGGCCACTATATATACCAAGTTTTTTGACTGATTTAAGTCTTAAAATCTTTCCTTCACTTGCAATAACAAGTCCAAAGATATCATGTCTATAGCGAAGTTCCTAAAACTACCTGTGACTGTTCTTATTGTTTGTATGTTCATAATAAATATTgcagtgaaaataaaataaaaaatgttagtAAAAGGCAATCATGTTCAAAACGAAAGAAGGCTAAAACGGCACCATGGATGCATTTCATACCATTCTTGAAAGCACCGACATTATTTACTCTGTCCTGGTTTTAGATTTCTGATCAGGTATCCATGATGAAGAAAATAACGGCAGGAAGGTACAAACTGCCTGAATTAGAAGGCCAAGAGGTAATCCAGAAAAATCATTTCCTGTGACCCCCAAGTATGATGCCAATGCAACACCAAGGTATCCGCTCACTATGAAAGCAAGGGCAACAGCAGACATTACAAATGCCATTAGAGACCCTTCACATCCTCGAGGGCAGAGTTGAGCTATCAGAATACTAAACGGCAGGATCTTGAAGAAGAATAGAACCTCCAAGACACCAGAGAAAACCACAATGTAGATAGAGTCTGGCACCCCCATCTGTCGATAAATCCCTTTAACAAACAACACATCTGAAATCATGAATACTGCCATTGTTGCCTGAATAGTTTCAATCAGTTTCCTTGGTTGGACTGACTTGAAGCTACGATTGTAGATGATACCCCATAACAGAGTTACTACCTGGCCAAAGACCTTAGAAATTCCCAATACAGCGGCATCAATCTTCAAATACTGTGTTTGGTAAAAGAACATTGTTCCTGTCAGTGCTGGAATTATGGCATATGATGCAGCAAACCAGGCTATTGAGTATGCTATCTCAGGTTTTTGTAGGGCAGCTGAAAGGCCTGAAAGCTGTTTCCTGATCCCAACATTTGATGGACTTTTTGGAAGGTTAAGAGAGCGTTCAGGAACAGAGATAGTTATAAGAAACTGGAGCACAAGGAGAAGTCCGAAAAAGATGAACATTGACTGGGGCGAAAATCTGTCAATGGCAGCGCCACCTAACAGGTTTCCTAGGACTCCACCAACAGAAGAAGCCATCCAAACAAATGACTGGAGCTCACCTGAGGAAGCTGATTGAGAATTTTCGGATTTACCCATCTCAGCAACAATGGCATCGTTAGCAACCTCAGCTACTGAAGCGCCAAGGTTACTGAGGAGAAGATATAAGCTCAATGTGACAATTGATATGTTTGATTGTGAAAGTATCACTATTGTTAGCCATGACATTGCCTGTAAGAAAGCTGCAGCAAGGAAACAGCAAAATCTATTActaagatgaaaataaaaattcacttTAAAAAAGGTACAGCAGTACTAAGCGAAACACGACATAACTTGTAACTTATAATCCAGTTCTACTGGTATTAAACCTTGCTTTCAACAAGAACACATATGCTGAAAACAACAGCAGCCAGGATGACATGGTAGAATAAAGAGTAAATTCTGGGACAACTTTGCCTCCATTAAATCTTACTGTTCTCAAGACATGTCAAATAATCTATAAGCCATATTCTGTATGAATAAGAGACTGTATTTCCAAAAAACTATGGTATCCAGGTAAACTGACAAACACACACTAATTATTAGTATAATGTCCAGCAGCTAATCAAATCCAAGAACTCATATTCAGTTCACTGTACATAATGGTTATTAACAGATCTGCTGACACCTAGGTAAATTTGACATCCATACAAAGCTTGGAATCACTGATCTTCTCGTACTCATATGAATGAGATAAAAGCAGAAGGCCTCACTGACACTTGATTATTGTATGCAAGTACTCAATGCCAGCCACAGCTTAACTGCTGGTCGCTGGCCATTTATATTTGCATGAGACACTTGATATCTTGCCTATAACAAGGAGAATTGTTGCaatacaaatgtatatatatgatctTAACTTCCAAATCAGGACCACATGTTTGCTTCAGCTGTATTCTATTCCTCACTGCTAATATTATTGCTCAGCACAATAGCTTTGCTTGTTCGAAATGAAATGCTTGAAAATGACACCAAAAGCAATCAGAAGGAGAAACACACACAACAAGGCTTATCGGTTGCAATATCCTAACTTTTtcataacaatttaaaatttaacccagTGACTTGAACTCAAGTGCAAGTGTCAAATACGACTTGTGTCAAATAGTGTCAAACAAGtatgttcaatttttctaaGGGTATTTTTTCTTATGTGCCTCTAAAGGATCATACTTAAAAACTGAAAAGTAAATGGATCTTAGCAAAGCAAGAATGGAGTAATATTAACCCTTAATTCTTTTTCCTCTGCAAACACATTTTCCACTATTGAAGTCAGACAATAGAAAATTCTGCATAACAGATAACTTAAACCCAAATTACTccaatgaaaataattataaatatataatttaaaaaatcacatataaaccGACATTCCtagaatcataaaaaaaaaaggaacagaTAATCATGAGAAAAATATTTCCCATTTTCCAGAATGAAACAGAGTGTGAAATTATTGGATTAAACAGAAAACAGGAGGATGAAAAATGaccaaaagaattaaaagctttTACCACCAATGGCGATATAAGGAACACGGTGCTGGCCAGAAATATAAACGGCATCGGAAACGACACCATAGATGGGCTTCCCAACCATAGGGAGATTAACCGAATTCTGAAGAATTTGAAGAGTTGAAGAGTCTACTTTAACACTATCTTTCAGAAAAAAGTTAACAGCCATCCATGGAAAACACCTGAAACCTTGGACCCAATACCCAACTCCGAGAAGAATCCGGATCCATTTGGCCTTCCCTTTCCCAGGCCGCCTTCCCTTGGCATCTTCTTTAGCTGACATCAAAACAACAATAACGATTTAACAGAAAAAGGTTTATATTTTGtgagttttctttgttttttccttCGACTGTTTACGAGATGGTTAAAATGGTGGCAGGGACGGTGGAGAAGGTGAGGTGGCAGTGGCAGTGGCAGTGGCGGTGGCGCTGGCGGTGGCGGTGGTTAAATcggttttctattttttgtgttttcaacTATAACAATACGTGTTTTTCCTTGCATTTTTAATTTGCACTGACTTTTTCCTCTGTAACTTTGTCTTTTTGTCTCCTTTTTTTCGAATAAATGTTTCCggaatatttatttagttttaggAAAACTATAGGGTGAACACCCGCCTATTCCGGAggctttttttataaaaaaaattaaatacgtAATTTAATAgtagtaattttttatgataatattgtaaaataatatttcttaaaataagcTTGATTGGAACTTATTTTCTTAGAAGACTCAAATATGTTTCGATATAGCATCATTTGTACCAATAATTTTTCTAAGCCCAATtttgatacttaatttttttcccgtgagctaatttatttttttctagcATAAGTCTTATGTACGTAATcgcatattaaaatttatgcaaaatatattaaaattttataaataaaaaatatcataattaaatcataattaaaaataaaaaggcaaaCCACAAGAAAAGGGATATATTACAtgttcaaaaatatgaaattgaccAGTGCCAAAAAAGGGGCCACTTcctttctagaaattttatcatggtgaaaatcgttaaaattttactcggagtaaaataaaaatgagaaaattgtttaatataaaatattaaagtttattttgggaaataaaaaaatcaatgtgagagaggcccaaaacccctcatataacatgaaggGGGTGACATCCCTAGTAAGAATACTAGGGTGTGTCATCCACCCCACTCCCAGTCTAAGTAGAAAGTTatatttctatttgaaataaaccactacaactcaacaaAGACTCTAACTTCTCTTCTTATAAACAGATGGCACTGATAGGGCATAGAAAAAACTTAAAGAGATTGTTACTTtaccgaaaaatagagagaatttattctcaactattaaatatattcttttaaaatgacAATTCTACTAGTTtatattaaagaagagagaattttcattttcatcccaaataaaaaagtgaaaacattttttaattttgtgtttcaGTTCAATTGGTTTGAGCCCACACTTAGAGCAatttgtggtacgagaatagcgaagaagattgtttggttgaaagccgggAACAACAAATGTTCACTAAGacaaaaacatatgtataaattctgttagggtttattgctataaatataaaaaattgggtcgattttcaaaattttaattttttacaatgcaaagaaatcattttcaaaccgaatttttttccaacaattggtatcaagagctaggttgtgctatgtttatagtGTACTACATTTTTCTGTTGTCGCATATTTAGGGGAATATATAGGAATGAATgtgatattatatttttgttatataattgttatttttttgtcaatgtTGTGCttcttaggaaatagaccaTGGGCTATCATCACCACGTAGGAAATAGACC
The nucleotide sequence above comes from Gossypium raimondii isolate GPD5lz chromosome 13, ASM2569854v1, whole genome shotgun sequence. Encoded proteins:
- the LOC105767557 gene encoding probable folate-biopterin transporter 7, with amino-acid sequence MSAKEDAKGRRPGKGKAKWIRILLGVGYWVQGFRCFPWMAVNFFLKDSVKVDSSTLQILQNSVNLPMVGKPIYGVVSDAVYISGQHRVPYIAIGAFLQAMSWLTIVILSQSNISIVTLSLYLLLSNLGASVAEVANDAIVAEMGKSENSQSASSGELQSFVWMASSVGGVLGNLLGGAAIDRFSPQSMFIFFGLLLVLQFLITISVPERSLNLPKSPSNVGIRKQLSGLSAALQKPEIAYSIAWFAASYAIIPALTGTMFFYQTQYLKIDAAVLGISKVFGQVVTLLWGIIYNRSFKSVQPRKLIETIQATMAVFMISDVLFVKGIYRQMGVPDSIYIVVFSGVLEVLFFFKILPFSILIAQLCPRGCEGSLMAFVMSAVALAFIVSGYLGVALASYLGVTGNDFSGLPLGLLIQAVCTFLPLFSSSWIPDQKSKTRTE